The Rattus rattus isolate New Zealand chromosome X, Rrattus_CSIRO_v1, whole genome shotgun sequence genome has a window encoding:
- the Cdx4 gene encoding LOW QUALITY PROTEIN: homeobox protein CDX-4 (The sequence of the model RefSeq protein was modified relative to this genomic sequence to represent the inferred CDS: inserted 1 base in 1 codon), with translation MYGSCLLEKEAGMYPGTLRNPGGGSTAGVGTSGGSGSPSACLQXTAAPVYPHYMGYPHMSNMDPHGPSLGAWSSPYSPPREDWSTYPGPSSTMGTVPMNDMTSSSPAFGSPDYSTLGPTGGAGSASNGGSLPDAASESLVSIDSGTSGGATSPSRSRHSPYAWMRKTVQVTGKTRTKEKYRVVYTDHQRLELEKEFHCNRYITIRRKSELAVNLGLSERQVKIWFQNRRAKERKMIKKKISQFENSGGSVQSDSGSVSPGELPNAFFSTPSAVRGFQPIEIQQVIISE, from the exons ATGTATGGAAGCTGCCTTTTAGAAAAAGAAGCGGGAATGTACCCAGGCACTCTCAGGAACCCTGGAGGAGGCAGCACAGCCGGAGTGGGCACCTCTGGGGGCAGTGGTagtccctctgcctgcctcc cTACTGCAGCCCCAGTTTACCCACATTACATGGGGTATCCACATATGTCCAACATGGATCCTCACGGGCCTTCGCtgggagcctggagctcaccctaCAGTCCGCCCCGGGAAGACTGGAGTACATACCCTGGGCCGTCCAGCACAATGGGCACAGTGCCCATGAACGACATGACCTCGAGCTCCCCAGCTTTCGGCTCCCCAGACTACAGCACTCTGGGCCCCACTGGCGGTGCAGGCAGTGCAAGCAACGGCGGTAGCCTGCCAGACGCGGCCAGCGAGTCACTGGTTTCCATCGACTCAGGCACCTCTGGCGGCGCCACTTCTCCCAGCAGGAGCCGCCACAGCCCCTACGCGTGGATGCGCAAGACTGTGCAGGTGACCG GGAAAACCAGGACCAAAGAAAAGTATCGTGTGGTCTACACGGATCATCAAAGGCTGGAGCTGGAAAAGGAATTTCACTGCAATAGATACATTACCATCCGGAGGAAGTCAGAGCTGGCAGTTAACCTGGGCCTTTCTGAGAGACAG GTGAAAATCTGGTTTCAGAATCGCAGAGCCAAGGAGAGGAAGATGATCAAAAAGAAAATCTCCCAGTTTGAGAACAGCGGAGGTTCCGTGCAAAGTGACTCTGGTTCCGTCAGCCCCGGAGAACTGCCTAATGCTTTCTTCAGCACTCCATCTGCTGTCCGTGGGTTTCAGCCAATTGAGATACAGCAGGTCATCATTTCTGAATGA